One genomic segment of Gemmatimonadota bacterium includes these proteins:
- a CDS encoding prolyl oligopeptidase family serine peptidase — protein sequence MAARPSFALIALVVSAAPLSAQQFQLDIPSIMRGPETVGREPAGIQWTPDSRWIHFSWLPPGSDWRATNDSYRIRAEAGAIPEKLTRAQVDSFAPLFATGPLSRDGKRRLLAIRGDLWIATLATGARRQLTSTTQAEQALGWSTDDARIFYRVGDNAYAFRLADGYIEQLTDIRLAPAPTSGDSAGRPAPPSAQRTQLERDQRDLFQVIRDRTFGDSTSGRGGAGRGGAGRGGAGQAGATGLRPITLARGESLRGLWLSPRGSHALITVGTSATTQATTMPVWITPSGYVEQRPGRSKVGDAIGRSRMAMLDLATGRATWLRPIASDSSGMYSTLTSWGWNDAGTSALIVAGTADYNTRIISRVDADSARLTPIETLRDSAWVGGPCSGCGGWLPGTLGFWWVSEADGWAHVYTQKADGTGRTQLTQGQWEVFDVAISPDRSRFQMHTSEGSRYERHFWTMALDGSARTRYTAAKGGHQVVVSPDGKWLADVASSSNTPPELFLQPAKPMANAARLTTSPTAAWRAAKWIAPEIIEIPASDGAKVPARIYRPEQMGATSNGAAVIFVHGAGYLQNVHEYWSTYSREYQFHHLLASKGYIVLDLDYRGSAGQGRDWRTAIYRHMGGRDLEDQVDASRWLQTQGIEPERVGLYGGSYGGFITLMALFTRADHFGAGAALRSVTDWAHYNHGYTAQILNEPQDDTTAYRRSSPIYFADGLKDPLLMAHGMVDANVQFQDIVRLSQRLIELGKTRWELAVYPVEDHGFVRPDSWTDEYRRILDLFDRWLPKGSAGQRD from the coding sequence ATGGCAGCGCGTCCGTCTTTCGCCCTGATCGCCCTCGTGGTGTCCGCTGCGCCGCTCTCGGCCCAGCAGTTCCAGCTCGACATCCCGTCGATCATGCGCGGGCCCGAGACGGTGGGGCGTGAGCCTGCCGGCATCCAGTGGACGCCGGATTCGCGATGGATCCACTTCTCCTGGTTGCCGCCCGGGAGCGACTGGCGGGCCACGAACGACAGCTACCGTATCCGCGCCGAAGCGGGGGCCATCCCCGAAAAGCTCACGCGGGCGCAGGTGGATTCATTCGCGCCGTTGTTCGCGACGGGTCCGCTCTCGCGTGACGGGAAGCGCCGCCTCCTCGCCATCCGCGGCGACCTCTGGATCGCGACGCTTGCCACCGGCGCGCGCCGTCAGCTGACCAGTACGACGCAGGCGGAGCAGGCCCTCGGTTGGTCCACCGATGATGCGCGGATCTTCTACCGCGTGGGCGACAACGCCTATGCGTTCCGACTCGCCGACGGCTACATCGAACAACTCACCGACATCCGCCTTGCCCCCGCGCCTACGTCCGGGGACAGCGCCGGGCGGCCGGCACCGCCCTCGGCGCAGCGCACGCAGCTCGAGCGCGATCAGCGCGACCTCTTTCAAGTCATCCGCGACCGCACCTTCGGCGACTCGACCAGTGGCCGTGGCGGCGCAGGGCGCGGTGGGGCGGGACGCGGCGGCGCAGGGCAAGCCGGGGCGACCGGCCTCCGACCCATCACCTTGGCGCGTGGTGAATCGTTGCGCGGCCTGTGGCTCTCGCCGCGGGGCAGCCACGCCCTGATCACCGTCGGGACCAGCGCCACGACTCAGGCGACAACGATGCCGGTGTGGATCACGCCGTCGGGCTATGTCGAGCAGCGCCCGGGCCGCAGCAAGGTCGGCGATGCCATCGGTCGGTCGCGGATGGCGATGCTCGACCTGGCGACGGGGCGTGCCACCTGGCTCCGGCCGATCGCCAGCGACAGCAGCGGGATGTACTCCACCCTGACGTCGTGGGGCTGGAACGACGCCGGCACATCGGCGCTGATCGTGGCCGGCACCGCCGACTACAACACGCGCATCATCTCACGGGTCGACGCCGATTCCGCGCGACTGACTCCGATCGAGACGCTGCGCGATTCCGCGTGGGTCGGTGGACCGTGCAGCGGCTGCGGCGGGTGGCTTCCCGGCACACTCGGCTTCTGGTGGGTCAGTGAGGCCGATGGCTGGGCGCACGTCTACACCCAGAAGGCCGACGGCACCGGCCGCACGCAGCTGACGCAGGGGCAGTGGGAAGTCTTCGACGTGGCCATCTCGCCCGACCGGTCGCGCTTCCAGATGCACACCTCCGAAGGCTCGCGCTATGAGCGGCACTTCTGGACCATGGCGCTGGACGGCTCGGCGCGGACGCGCTACACGGCTGCGAAGGGCGGGCATCAGGTGGTGGTCTCGCCGGACGGGAAGTGGTTGGCCGATGTCGCCTCGAGCAGTAACACGCCCCCCGAGCTCTTCCTGCAGCCCGCCAAGCCGATGGCGAATGCCGCGCGGCTGACCACGTCGCCGACGGCGGCGTGGCGCGCGGCGAAGTGGATCGCGCCGGAGATCATCGAGATCCCGGCGAGCGACGGCGCCAAGGTGCCGGCCCGCATCTACCGCCCGGAGCAGATGGGGGCAACGTCGAATGGCGCGGCGGTGATCTTCGTCCACGGCGCCGGCTATCTGCAGAATGTGCACGAGTACTGGTCCACGTATTCGCGCGAATACCAGTTCCACCACCTGCTCGCGTCGAAGGGGTACATCGTCCTCGACCTCGACTATCGCGGATCGGCGGGACAGGGTCGGGACTGGCGCACGGCGATCTACCGGCACATGGGCGGCCGCGATCTCGAGGATCAGGTCGACGCCTCGCGCTGGTTGCAGACGCAGGGGATCGAACCGGAGCGCGTTGGTCTCTACGGCGGCTCCTACGGCGGCTTCATCACGTTGATGGCGCTCTTCACGCGGGCCGACCACTTCGGCGCCGGTGCGGCGCTGCGGTCGGTCACCGATTGGGCGCACTACAACCACGGCTATACCGCGCAGATCCTCAACGAGCCGCAGGACGACACCACGGCCTATCGGCGTTCATCGCCGATCTACTTCGCCGATGGCCTCAAGGACCCGCTCCTGATGGCGCACGGCATGGTCGACGCCAACGTGCAGTTCCAGGACATCGTCCGCCTCTCGCAGCGGCTCATCGAACTCGGCAAGACGCGCTGGGAGCTGGCGGTCTATCCGGTGGAGGATCACGGCTTCGTGCGCCCCGATTCCTGGACCGACGAATATCGGCGCATTCTCGACCTCTTCGATCGCTGGCTGCCGAAGGGCAGCGCAGGCCAGCGTGACTGA
- a CDS encoding MoxR family ATPase, with protein sequence MDGLDDGALAERLADASRRITTELRKVIVGQDAVVEQALIALFAGGNCLLVGVPGLAKTLLIHSLSRALDLRFSRIQFTPDLMPSDVTGTDMITDDPETGRRKLAFLPGPIFANVVLADEINRTPPKTQAALLEAMQERRVTVQGKTYPLEPPFFVFATQNPIELEGTYPLPEAQLDRFMFEVLLDYLPEEEEVAVVQATTTVPPEAINPVVSRDEILAFQRLVRRVPVADAVVRYAVKLVRLSRPVDGAPDFVRQWLAYGASVRAAQALVLGGKARALVQGRAHVSFDDIRALARPVFRHRLLRNFQAQSEKVTTDHLVDRLLEVAPMPRSGL encoded by the coding sequence TTGGACGGCCTCGACGATGGCGCCCTCGCCGAGCGACTCGCCGACGCCAGCCGCCGGATCACCACCGAATTGCGGAAGGTGATCGTCGGCCAGGATGCCGTGGTGGAGCAGGCGCTCATCGCGCTCTTCGCCGGCGGCAACTGCCTCCTCGTCGGCGTCCCGGGGCTCGCCAAGACGCTGCTGATTCACTCGCTCTCGCGGGCGCTCGACCTGCGCTTCTCGCGGATCCAGTTCACGCCGGACCTGATGCCGAGCGACGTGACCGGCACGGACATGATCACCGACGACCCGGAAACCGGGCGGCGCAAGCTCGCCTTTCTTCCCGGCCCGATCTTCGCGAACGTCGTGCTTGCCGATGAAATCAACCGCACGCCGCCGAAGACGCAGGCCGCGCTGCTGGAGGCGATGCAGGAACGCCGCGTGACGGTGCAGGGGAAGACCTATCCGCTCGAGCCGCCATTCTTCGTCTTCGCGACGCAGAATCCGATCGAGCTCGAGGGGACCTATCCGCTCCCCGAGGCGCAGCTCGATCGCTTCATGTTCGAGGTGCTGCTGGACTACCTCCCCGAGGAGGAAGAGGTCGCCGTGGTGCAGGCGACGACGACCGTCCCGCCGGAGGCGATCAACCCCGTCGTCTCGCGCGACGAGATCCTCGCCTTCCAGCGGCTCGTCCGCCGCGTGCCCGTCGCCGATGCCGTGGTCCGCTATGCGGTCAAGCTTGTGCGCCTGAGTCGCCCGGTGGATGGCGCGCCGGACTTCGTGCGGCAGTGGTTGGCGTACGGCGCCTCGGTGCGCGCGGCGCAGGCGCTGGTGCTCGGTGGCAAGGCGCGCGCACTGGTGCAGGGTCGGGCGCACGTGTCGTTTGACGACATTCGCGCGCTGGCCCGCCCGGTCTTCCGCCACCGGTTGTTGCGGAACTTCCAGGCGCAGTCGGAGAAGGTGACGACGGACCATTTGGTGGATCGCCTCCTCGAGGTCGCGCCGATGCCACGGTCGGGGCTCTGA
- a CDS encoding DUF58 domain-containing protein, with product MSGIAPAAFLDPALLAGISDLSLLARTVVDGFLHGLHRSVRTGTSLDFAEHRPYQPGDDLRRIDWRVYGRTDRFYLKTYEADTNADVMLVLDSSGSMDFASGRLTKFDYARYLTASLAWLAQRQGDRVGLVTVREEMVDVVPPSTRHLNLLLHTVAASTAAGEGRLPRVLEKVAQMRGRSGMVVLISDCYEEPAALCRAVGGLRSRGHDVMVFHLTDPAERDLPYGAPGTFEDAETGIRLPLKPEELRDRYRAMVVEHAAALSRGLAAANVDYQAVGTEQPLDGALRAFLDRRLMGTKVR from the coding sequence GTGAGCGGCATCGCCCCCGCCGCCTTCCTCGATCCCGCGCTGCTCGCCGGGATCAGCGATCTCTCCCTCCTCGCCCGGACGGTGGTGGACGGCTTCCTGCACGGCCTGCATCGCTCCGTACGCACGGGAACCTCGCTCGATTTCGCCGAGCATCGTCCGTATCAACCCGGGGACGATCTGCGGCGGATCGATTGGCGTGTCTATGGGCGCACCGATCGCTTCTACCTCAAGACCTACGAGGCCGATACCAACGCCGATGTCATGCTGGTGCTGGACAGCTCGGGATCGATGGACTTCGCGAGTGGACGGCTCACCAAGTTCGATTACGCGCGCTACCTGACGGCGTCGCTGGCCTGGCTGGCGCAACGGCAGGGTGATCGGGTCGGTCTGGTGACAGTCCGCGAGGAGATGGTCGACGTCGTCCCGCCGTCGACCCGACATCTCAATCTCCTGCTCCATACCGTCGCCGCGAGCACCGCGGCCGGTGAGGGGCGCTTGCCGCGTGTCCTCGAGAAGGTCGCGCAGATGCGCGGACGCTCCGGGATGGTGGTGCTGATCTCTGACTGCTACGAGGAACCGGCCGCACTCTGTCGTGCCGTGGGCGGCCTGCGCAGCCGCGGCCATGACGTGATGGTGTTCCATCTCACCGATCCAGCCGAGCGCGACCTCCCCTACGGTGCGCCGGGCACGTTCGAAGATGCCGAGACCGGCATCCGCCTGCCGCTCAAGCCGGAGGAGTTGCGCGATCGCTACCGTGCCATGGTGGTCGAGCACGCCGCAGCGCTCAGCCGCGGGCTGGCGGCTGCCAATGTCGACTATCAGGCGGTCGGCACCGAGCAGCCACTCGACGGCGCGCTGCGCGCGTTTCTCGATCGCCGCCTGATGGGGACGAAGGTCCGCTGA
- a CDS encoding DUF4159 domain-containing protein — translation MTRSIWHRLLGGALLLAGATALPAQRGMGYPTEINNVPYDGRFTYARIKYTAADMGGGFRGRFDPMWNHDYPRSDRTFPQILSELSTIKARIDGSVVYTADDPLLHRFPVAYLCEVGAWVPTEAEVVGLRSYLVKGGFVIVDDFRGPQALDNFDRQLARVLPGARRIRLEVSHPLFDSFYQITDLSFGEPFGRGGTPELYGIFQDNDPAKRLMMVVNYNYDISERWEWSFTGRDPLPTGDAFKLGINYVIYSFTH, via the coding sequence ATGACCCGATCGATCTGGCACAGACTGCTCGGCGGGGCCCTGCTGCTCGCCGGCGCCACCGCCCTGCCGGCGCAGCGCGGCATGGGGTATCCGACCGAGATCAACAACGTTCCGTATGACGGCCGCTTCACGTATGCCCGCATCAAGTACACCGCGGCCGACATGGGCGGTGGCTTCCGTGGCCGCTTCGATCCGATGTGGAACCACGACTATCCACGTTCGGATCGAACCTTCCCGCAGATCCTCTCGGAGCTGAGCACGATCAAGGCGCGGATCGATGGCAGCGTGGTCTACACCGCCGACGATCCACTCCTGCATCGTTTTCCGGTGGCGTATCTCTGCGAGGTCGGGGCGTGGGTGCCCACCGAGGCCGAAGTGGTCGGACTGCGGAGCTATCTGGTCAAGGGCGGCTTCGTGATCGTCGACGACTTCCGTGGCCCCCAGGCGCTCGACAACTTCGATCGACAGCTGGCGCGGGTGCTGCCGGGCGCGCGACGTATTCGGCTTGAGGTCAGTCATCCACTCTTCGACAGCTTCTACCAGATCACCGATCTGTCGTTCGGCGAGCCGTTCGGTCGGGGCGGCACGCCGGAACTGTACGGCATCTTCCAGGACAACGACCCCGCCAAGCGGTTGATGATGGTGGTCAACTACAACTACGACATCTCGGAGCGGTGGGAGTGGTCCTTCACCGGCCGCGACCCGCTGCCCACCGGCGATGCCTTCAAGCTCGGCATCAACTACGTGATCTACTCCTTCACTCACTGA
- the fahA gene encoding fumarylacetoacetase has protein sequence MTDLDRSHDPALTSWVTSANGHSDFPIQNLPFGLIDGQGEDPEIVVAIGDQVLHLRTAVEAGWGSELSIDAITRIIFGPLNHFAAAGPNEWTAVRLALSDALSDPSWQERLSPALLPQDAVEMLLPVHIGDYTDFYASVHHATNVGSMFRPDNPLLPNYKWVPIGYHGRASSIVLDGTPIRRPQGQTKAADADTPTFGPSRSLDYELEVALVIGGENDLGTPVTSATATDRIFGVVLLNDWSARDLQAWEYQPLGPFLAKNFASTISPWVVTTDALRPFRAAMPARAAGDPAPLPYLQVPGDRTWHIGLEVALRTEAMESRGDSPFVVSRVDFADAMYWSPAQLVTHHGSNGCNLTPGDLLGSGTISGPAAESRGCLLERTWRGAEPLTLPDGTSRKFLEDGDEVLITGRCESPGAVPIGFGACRGVVAPA, from the coding sequence ATGACCGATCTCGATCGCAGTCACGATCCGGCCCTCACCTCGTGGGTCACTTCCGCCAATGGGCACTCTGACTTTCCGATTCAGAACCTTCCCTTCGGCCTGATCGATGGCCAGGGGGAAGATCCGGAGATTGTCGTCGCGATCGGCGATCAGGTGCTGCACCTGCGCACGGCCGTGGAGGCAGGGTGGGGGAGTGAGCTCTCGATCGATGCCATCACGCGGATCATCTTCGGTCCGCTCAATCACTTCGCGGCTGCAGGTCCGAACGAGTGGACCGCGGTGCGCCTCGCGTTGAGTGATGCCCTCTCCGACCCGTCCTGGCAGGAGCGACTCTCGCCCGCGCTGCTGCCGCAGGATGCGGTCGAGATGTTGTTGCCGGTGCATATCGGCGATTACACCGACTTCTACGCCTCCGTGCACCACGCAACCAACGTCGGCTCGATGTTTCGGCCCGACAATCCGCTGCTGCCCAACTACAAGTGGGTCCCGATCGGCTACCATGGGCGCGCGTCGTCGATCGTGCTCGATGGTACGCCGATTCGCCGCCCGCAGGGTCAGACCAAGGCCGCAGACGCCGACACGCCGACCTTCGGCCCGTCGCGTTCGCTCGACTACGAGCTCGAGGTCGCCCTGGTGATCGGCGGGGAGAACGACCTCGGCACGCCGGTGACCAGCGCAACGGCCACCGACCGGATCTTCGGCGTGGTGTTGCTCAACGATTGGTCCGCGCGTGATCTGCAGGCGTGGGAGTACCAGCCCCTCGGTCCGTTCCTCGCCAAGAACTTTGCCAGCACCATTTCGCCGTGGGTCGTGACGACCGACGCGTTGCGGCCTTTCCGTGCCGCGATGCCGGCACGCGCCGCTGGCGACCCGGCTCCGCTGCCGTACCTGCAGGTGCCGGGGGACCGCACCTGGCACATCGGGCTCGAGGTGGCGCTCCGCACCGAAGCGATGGAGTCGCGCGGCGACTCGCCATTCGTGGTGTCGCGGGTCGACTTCGCCGACGCGATGTACTGGAGTCCGGCGCAGCTGGTGACGCACCACGGCAGCAACGGCTGCAATCTGACTCCCGGCGATCTGCTGGGCAGCGGGACCATCTCTGGTCCCGCGGCGGAGAGTCGTGGCTGCCTGCTGGAGCGGACGTGGCGGGGCGCGGAACCGCTCACGCTTCCGGACGGGACGTCGCGCAAGTTCCTCGAGGACGGCGACGAAGTGCTGATCACCGGGCGCTGCGAGTCGCCGGGGGCCGTGCCGATTGGCTTCGGCGCCTGTCGTGGGGTGGTGGCGCCGGCATGA
- a CDS encoding VWA domain-containing protein gives MPFSFLVPAFLAGLAALAVPLLLHLRQRDKEKPLRFPSLMFLRRIAIETSHRRRVTDLPLLLLRALAVALAVLAFARPVFQRAGKALGAAPERVVILALDRSMSMGHTAVWPVAMDSARAILRALKAGDRIAVIAFDDDASVIQPLTTDHAAALAALGTVRPGARGTRFAAALRAARQQMAAANLPSAEVLVVSDLQRVGTGGLTDLALPKGLAVRGIVVAAPSAANTSVTALSVQRLGGGAAGRIAVSADVRSNALISARRATVTLTVNNREAGTRTVELPVSGLRTVAFDPVALPPGEAQVSVALDPDALTADDSFHAVVPAEASQRILLVGAGDLAPESTLFLERALAIGSDPAFVVERGTAGTLDAPRLAAAGLVIFLDVLPPTSDAFRNWIRAGHGAVVVAGPRLRTVRAQPGQLPGRVTGEIDRLAERGGTIGDVALEHPIFAPFRGGSSAALGSARFIRYAQLAPDSGSVVLARFDDGLPALLERVEGSGRLLLSAIPLDARGGDFPLQAAYLPFVRRLALHTAGYEPQPLWRTTGEGWRPVGPVADLVIATPSGALLRPDSGATRGAADLEALGFYRAYRERAVGDPIATVAVNFPIRESDLTASPASELLLGIREEASDPSAAEIPPIAEVETRQRLWRILLLIVGAVLVIESLLGSRGWRGTATRLAVESPPGGPAT, from the coding sequence ATGCCGTTCTCCTTCCTCGTCCCCGCCTTCCTCGCCGGACTCGCCGCGCTGGCCGTGCCGCTGTTGCTGCACCTGCGCCAGCGCGACAAGGAGAAGCCGCTCCGCTTCCCCTCGTTGATGTTCCTGCGCCGGATCGCGATCGAGACGTCGCATCGTCGGCGGGTGACCGACTTGCCGCTGCTGCTGCTCCGGGCACTCGCCGTCGCACTCGCGGTGCTGGCCTTCGCGCGTCCCGTCTTCCAGCGCGCCGGGAAGGCGCTGGGCGCCGCGCCAGAGCGGGTGGTGATTCTCGCGCTGGATCGCTCGATGAGCATGGGGCACACCGCCGTCTGGCCGGTGGCGATGGATTCGGCCCGCGCCATCCTCCGCGCGCTGAAGGCCGGTGACCGAATCGCCGTGATTGCCTTCGACGACGATGCCAGCGTGATCCAGCCGCTCACGACTGACCACGCCGCGGCGCTCGCCGCCCTCGGCACCGTGCGTCCAGGCGCCCGGGGAACGCGCTTCGCCGCCGCGCTCCGCGCCGCACGACAGCAGATGGCGGCCGCCAACCTGCCGAGCGCTGAAGTGCTTGTCGTCTCCGACCTCCAGCGCGTCGGGACCGGTGGCCTCACCGATCTTGCCCTCCCCAAGGGCCTCGCCGTCCGCGGTATCGTGGTCGCGGCGCCATCGGCGGCCAACACCTCCGTGACGGCGTTGTCGGTGCAGCGGCTCGGCGGCGGGGCCGCTGGGCGGATTGCGGTCTCCGCCGATGTGCGCAGCAACGCGCTGATTTCTGCGCGACGGGCGACTGTCACGCTCACCGTGAACAATCGCGAGGCAGGCACGCGGACCGTGGAGCTCCCGGTCAGCGGACTCCGCACCGTGGCGTTCGACCCGGTGGCGCTCCCCCCCGGAGAGGCACAGGTCTCGGTCGCGCTCGATCCGGATGCGCTCACGGCGGACGACAGCTTTCACGCCGTCGTCCCCGCCGAAGCGTCGCAGCGCATCCTGCTGGTCGGCGCCGGCGATCTGGCCCCCGAATCGACGCTCTTCCTCGAGCGCGCCCTCGCCATCGGCAGCGACCCCGCGTTCGTTGTCGAGCGCGGCACGGCCGGCACGCTCGATGCGCCGCGCCTCGCCGCTGCCGGGCTCGTGATCTTCCTCGATGTCTTGCCGCCGACGAGTGATGCATTCCGAAACTGGATCCGTGCCGGCCATGGCGCCGTCGTCGTGGCGGGGCCTCGGCTCCGGACCGTGCGGGCTCAGCCGGGCCAGTTGCCCGGGCGCGTGACGGGCGAGATCGATCGCCTCGCCGAGCGCGGTGGGACGATCGGTGACGTCGCGCTCGAGCATCCGATCTTCGCGCCGTTCCGCGGTGGATCCAGCGCCGCCCTCGGCAGCGCACGCTTCATTCGCTATGCCCAGTTGGCGCCCGACAGCGGCAGCGTCGTGCTGGCTCGCTTCGACGACGGCCTCCCGGCGTTGCTGGAACGTGTGGAGGGCAGCGGGCGCCTCCTGCTGAGCGCGATCCCGCTCGATGCCCGGGGAGGCGACTTCCCGCTGCAGGCGGCCTACCTTCCGTTCGTACGGCGCCTGGCGCTCCACACCGCCGGCTACGAGCCGCAGCCCCTGTGGCGTACCACCGGTGAAGGGTGGCGCCCGGTCGGCCCAGTTGCCGATCTGGTGATTGCGACACCTTCCGGCGCACTCCTTCGTCCGGACTCGGGTGCCACTCGCGGTGCCGCCGACCTCGAAGCGCTCGGCTTCTACCGTGCCTATCGGGAACGGGCCGTTGGCGACCCGATCGCCACCGTCGCGGTGAATTTCCCGATCCGGGAATCTGATCTGACGGCGTCCCCAGCCAGTGAACTGTTGCTCGGCATTCGCGAGGAGGCCAGCGATCCCTCGGCCGCCGAGATCCCGCCGATCGCCGAGGTGGAAACCCGGCAACGACTCTGGCGCATCCTTTTGTTGATCGTTGGTGCCGTGCTCGTGATCGAATCATTGCTGGGCAGTCGCGGGTGGCGGGGTACCGCCACGCGGCTCGCGGTTGAGTCTCCCCCTGGAGGACCTGCCACATGA
- a CDS encoding sigma-70 family RNA polymerase sigma factor — MTTPQRPNQTSTDALWQRWRKDNCADARRELLGRYLGLVHHAAREMAPRVRDAVSLEELVSAGSVGLLQAMAGFEPERGLAFSTFAMRRIRGAILDELRARDPLSRVDRAHARRLDSAVAECEQRLGRAPSTGEIASHLGVDHETIHRWRERTLTIGPVSLEGEPGGHSLADRLGDAEGDPVQDAMEESDRKRVLHEALAELPQRERLVLARSFLEEKPLREIATELGVTESRVCQLRAQGIARLRRIPRLAYARD, encoded by the coding sequence ATGACCACTCCGCAACGCCCGAACCAGACTTCGACCGATGCCCTCTGGCAGCGGTGGCGCAAAGACAACTGCGCTGATGCCCGGCGAGAGCTGCTGGGGCGCTACCTCGGCCTGGTCCATCATGCCGCGCGTGAGATGGCCCCGCGCGTCCGCGACGCCGTCTCCCTCGAAGAGCTGGTTTCGGCCGGTTCGGTCGGGCTGCTGCAGGCGATGGCCGGCTTCGAGCCGGAGCGCGGCCTCGCCTTCTCGACCTTTGCCATGCGTCGGATTCGCGGAGCCATTCTCGATGAGCTCCGTGCCCGCGATCCGCTCTCGCGCGTCGACCGCGCCCACGCCCGCCGGCTCGACAGCGCAGTGGCGGAATGTGAACAGCGACTTGGCCGTGCCCCGAGCACCGGCGAGATCGCCAGCCATCTGGGTGTCGACCACGAGACCATCCACCGGTGGCGCGAGCGGACGCTGACGATCGGTCCGGTGTCGCTCGAAGGGGAGCCGGGCGGCCACAGCCTCGCGGACCGCCTGGGCGACGCCGAGGGCGACCCGGTCCAGGACGCCATGGAGGAGTCGGACCGGAAGCGCGTGCTCCACGAGGCATTGGCCGAATTGCCGCAGCGGGAGCGACTGGTGCTGGCGCGCTCCTTCCTGGAGGAGAAGCCGCTCCGCGAGATCGCCACCGAGCTCGGCGTCACCGAGTCCCGGGTCTGCCAGTTGCGAGCCCAGGGGATCGCCCGACTCCGCCGGATTCCTCGACTCGCGTACGCCCGCGACTGA
- the pdxH gene encoding pyridoxamine 5'-phosphate oxidase translates to MNLADLRRDYARADLDIVDTDPDPYAQFRRWFTEAEAAKLLEPNAMTLATASADGRPSARIVLLKGISEQGFVFFTDYRSRKARELDANPHAALAFHWGELERQVRVVGRVERIPASESMAYFLSRPVGSQVGAWASLQSALLEDRALLMEKVSELVKHFQTTPITWPTHWGGYRVVPSEIEFWQGRPNRLHDRILYTSSPESGWQRVRLSP, encoded by the coding sequence ATGAATCTCGCCGACCTGCGCCGTGACTACGCGCGCGCCGACCTGGACATCGTCGATACCGATCCCGATCCCTACGCCCAGTTTCGGCGCTGGTTCACCGAGGCCGAAGCGGCGAAGTTGCTCGAACCGAACGCCATGACGCTCGCCACGGCGAGTGCCGACGGTCGGCCGAGTGCGCGGATCGTGCTGCTCAAGGGAATCTCGGAGCAGGGCTTTGTCTTCTTCACCGACTATCGCTCGCGGAAGGCGCGCGAGCTCGATGCCAATCCGCATGCCGCCCTCGCCTTTCACTGGGGCGAGTTGGAGCGACAGGTGCGCGTGGTGGGCCGCGTCGAGCGCATCCCGGCGTCCGAGTCGATGGCCTATTTCCTCAGTCGACCGGTCGGCTCGCAGGTCGGCGCCTGGGCGTCGCTGCAGAGCGCCCTGCTCGAGGATCGTGCGCTCCTGATGGAAAAGGTCAGTGAACTGGTCAAGCATTTCCAGACGACCCCGATCACCTGGCCGACCCACTGGGGCGGCTATCGTGTGGTGCCGTCCGAGATCGAGTTCTGGCAGGGGCGCCCCAATCGCCTTCATGATCGCATCCTCTACACCTCGTCTCCGGAGTCTGGATGGCAGCGCGTCCGTCTTTCGCCCTGA
- a CDS encoding GNAT family N-acetyltransferase, whose amino-acid sequence MTRLVPVVVTYLEMRTPPAAPPHGDPPGVTLVRVTPPDAAEAAARLYRAVGGAWQWRDRLAWAPSDWAAAMDAPAVQLWIARRGPVELGYAELAPSGSAMEIRYFGLVPEAIGQGLGRWLLQRTIELAWATAPSRVILNTCTLDGPAALPNYLARGFTIVREEHQLRELPT is encoded by the coding sequence ATGACGCGGTTGGTGCCCGTGGTCGTGACCTACCTCGAGATGCGCACACCGCCGGCGGCCCCGCCCCATGGAGACCCTCCTGGTGTCACGCTGGTGCGTGTCACCCCACCCGACGCGGCGGAGGCCGCGGCCCGACTCTATCGCGCCGTGGGCGGTGCGTGGCAGTGGCGGGATCGCCTGGCCTGGGCGCCGTCAGATTGGGCCGCAGCGATGGATGCACCCGCCGTCCAACTCTGGATTGCGCGCCGTGGTCCCGTCGAGCTCGGCTACGCGGAGTTGGCGCCATCCGGCTCGGCCATGGAGATTCGGTACTTCGGGCTGGTGCCCGAGGCGATCGGTCAGGGGCTGGGGCGCTGGTTGCTGCAGCGCACCATCGAGCTGGCCTGGGCGACGGCGCCGAGCCGCGTCATCCTGAACACCTGTACCCTCGACGGCCCGGCGGCATTGCCGAACTACCTGGCCCGAGGCTTCACGATCGTCCGCGAAGAGCATCAACTGCGGGAATTGCCCACATGA